The following are encoded together in the Ralstonia insidiosa genome:
- the cobC gene encoding alpha-ribazole phosphatase: MDFILIRHARPAMTAGLCYGRTDLPLDAPMDPDPSAIAEKLSAHPPQRLQASPLQRSRLTAQAIRQVAELPALEIDAQLMELDFGAWEGRQWDDIPRMQVDRWARDLVHGNPHGGESAADLLARVTTWADAMAASPVPCLWAVTHAGCMRALAAHWLQRPLAETLQWPLQWGGACGFRVHPGQPDALPILLFWNR; this comes from the coding sequence ATGGATTTCATCCTGATCCGCCACGCGCGGCCCGCCATGACGGCCGGCCTGTGCTACGGGCGCACCGATCTGCCGCTCGATGCGCCGATGGACCCTGATCCGTCGGCCATTGCCGAGAAACTCAGTGCGCATCCACCGCAGCGTCTGCAGGCCAGCCCGCTGCAACGCAGCCGGCTCACCGCACAGGCAATCCGGCAGGTGGCTGAGCTGCCCGCGCTGGAGATTGACGCGCAACTGATGGAACTCGACTTTGGCGCCTGGGAGGGCCGCCAGTGGGATGACATCCCGCGCATGCAAGTCGATCGCTGGGCGCGCGATCTGGTGCACGGCAACCCGCACGGGGGAGAGTCTGCCGCCGACTTGCTGGCGCGCGTAACCACGTGGGCCGACGCGATGGCTGCATCTCCCGTCCCGTGTCTATGGGCCGTGACGCACGCGGGTTGCATGCGCGCGCTGGCGGCGCACTGGCTGCAGCGTCCGCTGGCCGAAACGCTGCAGTGGCCGCTGCAATGGGGTGGTGCGTGCGGTTTTCGCGTGCACCCTGGGCAACCCGACGCGTTGCCCATCCTGCTGTTCTGGAACCGCTGA
- a CDS encoding adenosylcobinamide-GDP ribazoletransferase has translation MNALREHWQALWTAVGYFTRIPVPASIGFSQAGLNRAARYFPLVGWLVGAVAAAVYWLVSRTVPAPGVAVAVSMVATLLLTGAFHEDGLADCADGFGGGYTPEDRLRIMHDSRIGAFGAIAVCMALLLKWQLLTALAVHPVAFLAAMVGAHAASRAAAVSYLLTHDYVRAEGKAKPVAQRMRWSDALWAGMFGIAPLLWFGPVCAALVVVGVSVARWLLGRYFVRRIGGITGDCLGMAQQVFELLILWGLLAWISS, from the coding sequence ATGAACGCATTGCGCGAGCACTGGCAGGCGCTGTGGACGGCGGTCGGGTATTTCACCCGCATCCCCGTGCCGGCGTCGATCGGATTCTCGCAAGCGGGGTTGAATCGCGCGGCACGCTACTTTCCGCTGGTCGGCTGGCTGGTGGGCGCGGTGGCAGCGGCGGTGTATTGGCTGGTGTCACGCACGGTGCCGGCGCCCGGCGTGGCGGTCGCCGTGTCGATGGTGGCCACGCTATTGCTAACCGGCGCCTTCCATGAAGATGGCCTAGCCGATTGCGCTGATGGTTTTGGCGGCGGCTACACGCCGGAAGACCGGCTGCGCATCATGCACGACTCGCGCATCGGCGCGTTCGGGGCCATTGCGGTGTGCATGGCGCTGTTGTTGAAGTGGCAACTGCTGACGGCATTGGCGGTGCATCCGGTGGCCTTTCTGGCGGCGATGGTGGGCGCACATGCCGCCAGCCGCGCCGCTGCGGTCAGCTATCTGCTCACGCATGACTATGTACGTGCTGAAGGCAAGGCCAAGCCCGTTGCACAGCGCATGCGCTGGAGCGATGCGTTGTGGGCAGGCATGTTCGGTATCGCACCGCTGCTTTGGTTCGGGCCGGTGTGTGCGGCGCTCGTGGTCGTGGGGGTGTCTGTTGCGCGCTGGCTGCTGGGCCGCTACTTCGTGCGCCGCATCGGTGGCATCACGGGCGATTGCCTGGGGATGGCACAACAGGTGTTCGAACTGCTGATCCTGTGGGGGCTGCTGGCATGGATTTCATCCTGA
- the cobT gene encoding nicotinate-nucleotide--dimethylbenzimidazole phosphoribosyltransferase: protein MQIPSFDPALRTRLQTAVDSKTKPLGALGRLEPLAVQIGLIQNTEAPVLTRPAMVVFAADHGVAHAGVSAYPQAVTAQMVLNFIAGGAAINVFSRQHGFALEVVNAGVAAPLWTADTPGLVDAPVGPGTRNFAEQPAMTADERDRAMALGAQRVAHHASLGTNVIALGEMGIANTASAACLMARLCDLPVAQCVGRGTGLDDDGLARKRAVLEAALAKHTDVRDPLDVLACFGGFEVAAIVGAVIEAAKRRMVILVDGFIATAAVLVAARVAPDVLHYCVFGHVSDERGHRALLEVLDARPLLSLSLRLGEGSGAVLAYPLVVSAVAFLREMATFASAGVSERSGS from the coding sequence ATGCAGATTCCTTCTTTTGATCCGGCGCTGCGCACCCGCCTGCAGACCGCTGTTGATAGCAAGACCAAGCCGCTGGGTGCGCTGGGTCGGCTGGAGCCGCTGGCCGTGCAGATCGGCCTGATCCAGAACACCGAGGCACCGGTGCTCACGCGCCCGGCGATGGTGGTGTTCGCGGCGGACCACGGTGTCGCCCATGCGGGCGTGAGCGCCTATCCGCAAGCGGTGACAGCGCAGATGGTGCTGAACTTCATCGCGGGCGGTGCGGCCATCAACGTGTTCAGCCGTCAGCATGGGTTTGCACTGGAAGTGGTCAATGCCGGCGTGGCCGCGCCGCTGTGGACGGCGGACACGCCGGGTCTGGTCGACGCACCCGTCGGCCCCGGCACGCGCAACTTTGCGGAGCAGCCTGCCATGACCGCCGACGAGCGTGATCGCGCAATGGCACTCGGCGCGCAGCGCGTGGCACACCATGCATCGCTCGGCACCAACGTGATCGCGCTGGGCGAAATGGGCATTGCCAACACGGCGTCTGCTGCGTGCTTGATGGCGCGGTTGTGCGACCTGCCGGTGGCCCAATGCGTGGGCCGCGGTACGGGGCTTGATGACGACGGCCTCGCCCGCAAGCGGGCCGTGCTGGAAGCCGCGCTCGCCAAACACACCGATGTGCGGGATCCGTTGGACGTGCTGGCCTGCTTTGGCGGCTTCGAGGTGGCGGCGATTGTCGGGGCGGTGATCGAGGCGGCCAAGCGGCGTATGGTCATTCTCGTCGACGGGTTCATCGCCACTGCAGCCGTGCTGGTGGCGGCGCGCGTGGCACCTGATGTGCTGCACTACTGCGTGTTCGGTCACGTGTCGGATGAGCGCGGTCATCGCGCGCTGCTGGAGGTGCTGGATGCGCGGCCGCTGCTGTCGCTGTCGTTGCGCCTGGGTGAGGGCAGCGGGGCGGTGCTGGCGTATCCGCTGGTCGTGTCCGCCGTGGCCTTCCTGCGCGAGATGGCGACCTTCGCCAGCGCGGGTGTGAGCGAGCGTTCAGGCTCATGA
- the cobO gene encoding cob(I)yrinic acid a,c-diamide adenosyltransferase, which translates to MTLMTTSDDNDSGLNERHRTRMQRKKAVVDAKIAAATDVRGVLLVNTGNGKGKSSSGFGMVIRAMGHDMQVGVVQFIKGAIPTGEERFLRRFPEQCEFYVMGEGYTWETQDRTRDIEKAEAAWACARELLSDPSIGLVLLDELNIALKYHYLDVQTVLADLRARPAAQHVVITGRGAPPELIEAADTVTDMTLVKHAFSQGIQAQPGVEL; encoded by the coding sequence ATGACCCTGATGACGACTTCTGACGACAACGACAGCGGCCTGAACGAGCGCCACCGCACACGCATGCAACGCAAGAAGGCCGTGGTGGACGCCAAGATTGCCGCAGCCACCGACGTGCGCGGTGTGTTGCTGGTCAACACCGGCAACGGCAAGGGCAAATCCAGCTCCGGCTTTGGCATGGTGATCCGCGCCATGGGGCACGACATGCAGGTTGGCGTCGTGCAATTCATCAAGGGTGCGATCCCGACCGGCGAGGAGCGCTTCCTGCGCCGTTTCCCCGAGCAATGCGAGTTCTACGTGATGGGCGAAGGCTACACGTGGGAGACGCAGGATCGCACGCGTGACATTGAAAAGGCAGAAGCTGCCTGGGCCTGCGCGCGTGAACTGTTGAGCGACCCGTCCATCGGCCTGGTGCTGTTGGATGAACTGAACATCGCGCTCAAATACCACTATCTTGATGTGCAGACAGTGCTGGCCGACTTGCGTGCGCGGCCGGCTGCGCAGCACGTCGTCATTACCGGACGCGGGGCGCCGCCCGAGTTGATCGAAGCCGCCGATACCGTGACCGACATGACACTCGTCAAGCACGCATTTTCCCAAGGCATCCAGGCGCAGCCGGGTGTCGAACTGTAG
- a CDS encoding ABC transporter ATP-binding protein, producing the protein MSWLRRAPAPAAFVEVDAVPELALRDLRVAIDGRVLIECLSMTATGGQLWCVVGPNGAGKSTWLSVLAGLRDADGGSVMLDGQALADWPAAAMARRRAFLPQALHDTFPMTVYEAVMTGRHPHLARWEWESDADAHAVDAAVSALQLQPLAQRDVRTLSGGERQRVAMAAVFAQDARVLMLDEPVAHLDLHQQIAVLRLLREGCRNHGWLVVLTVHDLNLARRFATHALLMDGEGHTNAGLAADVLTPEHCARVLRTPIAEVADGRRTALIPDDPDDDF; encoded by the coding sequence ATGAGCTGGTTGCGCCGCGCCCCTGCTCCGGCTGCGTTTGTAGAGGTCGATGCTGTGCCCGAACTCGCGCTGCGCGATCTGCGTGTGGCCATTGATGGGCGTGTGCTGATCGAGTGCCTGTCGATGACAGCCACCGGCGGGCAGCTCTGGTGCGTGGTCGGCCCGAATGGCGCAGGCAAATCGACGTGGCTCTCGGTGCTGGCCGGTTTGCGCGATGCGGATGGCGGCAGTGTCATGTTGGACGGCCAAGCGCTCGCGGACTGGCCCGCCGCTGCAATGGCGCGCCGCCGCGCGTTCCTGCCGCAAGCGCTGCATGACACGTTCCCGATGACGGTGTATGAGGCGGTCATGACCGGCCGCCATCCGCACCTCGCGCGTTGGGAGTGGGAGAGTGATGCCGATGCACACGCCGTTGATGCGGCAGTATCTGCGCTGCAGTTGCAGCCGCTTGCACAGCGCGATGTGCGCACGCTCTCCGGCGGCGAGCGCCAGCGTGTGGCCATGGCAGCCGTGTTTGCGCAAGACGCGCGTGTCCTCATGCTCGACGAACCCGTTGCGCATCTGGACCTGCACCAGCAGATCGCCGTGCTTCGCCTGCTGCGCGAAGGTTGTCGCAACCACGGTTGGCTGGTTGTACTGACGGTGCACGATCTGAACCTCGCGCGTCGCTTCGCCACGCACGCACTTCTGATGGATGGCGAAGGCCACACCAATGCAGGCCTTGCTGCCGACGTGCTTACCCCCGAACACTGCGCCCGCGTGCTGCGCACCCCGATTGCCGAGGTGGCGGATGGCCGCCGCACGGCCTTGATTCCCGATGACCCTGATGACGACTTCTGA
- a CDS encoding FecCD family ABC transporter permease, whose amino-acid sequence MTPALPVRGFAWRLWSLLALACVVVLMASLMLGSVKLSPAEVWRALIGGGDSLAAGIVTELRLPRAGAAFAAGGLLAFAGALMQMLLRNPLADPYVLGVSGGGAVAALTAMLFSMPWWGVQVSACGGALLSMALVAALARQHLWRGEPGEANARLLLGGVVMASGWVGLITLILTVAPENKLRGMIFWMVGDLGGADRYFGALTALAVAVVVVLPHARDLNVLLTGETRARALGVPVARVRTLIYVVASLCTAVAVTIAGSVAFVGLLVPHMVRLAWTRDVRIHLPATVLAGGGMLMLADLIARTLIAPTQLPVGVITTLLGVPTFLYLLMRSTR is encoded by the coding sequence ATGACACCTGCGCTGCCCGTACGCGGTTTTGCCTGGCGACTGTGGTCGCTGCTGGCGCTCGCGTGCGTGGTGGTGCTGATGGCGTCCTTGATGCTCGGCAGCGTGAAGCTGTCGCCCGCCGAAGTCTGGCGGGCTCTGATTGGCGGTGGCGATAGCTTGGCTGCAGGCATCGTCACCGAATTACGCCTACCGCGTGCGGGCGCTGCGTTTGCTGCTGGCGGGCTGTTGGCTTTTGCCGGTGCGTTGATGCAGATGTTGCTGCGTAATCCGTTGGCCGATCCGTATGTGCTGGGAGTGTCCGGCGGCGGAGCGGTGGCGGCGTTGACGGCCATGTTGTTCTCGATGCCGTGGTGGGGGGTGCAGGTAAGCGCCTGCGGGGGCGCACTGCTCTCGATGGCATTGGTGGCCGCGCTTGCGCGCCAGCACCTGTGGCGTGGTGAACCTGGCGAGGCCAATGCACGCTTGCTGCTCGGCGGCGTGGTGATGGCCTCTGGCTGGGTCGGGCTGATTACCCTCATTCTGACGGTCGCGCCCGAGAACAAGCTGCGCGGCATGATCTTCTGGATGGTTGGCGACCTGGGTGGTGCCGATCGTTATTTTGGCGCGCTGACCGCTCTAGCGGTGGCGGTGGTGGTGGTGCTACCGCATGCGCGTGACCTCAACGTATTACTGACCGGCGAGACGCGCGCCCGCGCGCTGGGCGTGCCGGTCGCACGCGTGCGCACACTGATCTACGTGGTGGCCTCGTTGTGCACAGCGGTGGCCGTGACGATTGCCGGCTCTGTCGCGTTTGTTGGCTTGCTGGTGCCGCACATGGTGCGCCTGGCGTGGACGCGCGACGTGCGCATCCACCTTCCCGCTACGGTACTGGCCGGTGGGGGCATGTTGATGCTGGCCGACCTGATCGCCCGCACGCTGATCGCACCGACGCAACTGCCGGTGGGCGTGATCACCACGCTGCTGGGCGTGCCGACATTTCTCTACCTGTTGATGCGGAGCACGCGATGA
- a CDS encoding TonB-dependent receptor plug domain-containing protein encodes MPRTAKRTLASVLTGVMAGAVAPAWAQSNTQMASTPVGELNPTVVTASRSEQPLSDALPHTTVITRADIERSQAPDAVSLLRREAGIEIAQNGGPGTNASLFMRGAGSNQTLILIDGVRVSSGTSGSAQISQLMADQIDHIEVVRGNVSALYGSDAIGGVVQIFTRNGRGHGLLGNAEIEYGARNTKRAQAGISGSLGENGDTSFAVSVSEFKTNGFSTINPLQAPKANPNDNYYTNKSVSAQLSHRFSADWQAGLTYFQTWGDVSYDNAFGKPTDINIAHNVVRSMSAFVDGKVTQDWKTRFTLSQGDDRSLNFTNGVLQVPARFNTRNQTASWQNDWTFMPDQLLKVGLEHLQTSIDSDAYNVPTRNVDSGYIGYEGKFGPHQLQLNLRRDRYSDFGGANSYYAGYGFAFNPQWKAVASVSNAFRAPTFNELYYPFYGTPNLQPEKARSVEGGVEYSSAIGLVRVTVFETDYSNLITSVCDASFNCTAANVNRARVNGLETSYRGSIYGVDLRASFTMQNPQDLSANQLLSRRARHFGSVSAYKTFGPFSAGVEWNAAGDRQDSTKTLGGYGLLNLVGRYQITPDWALSARLENVTNKNYQLIYPYNTASRGVFFTLSWQQHEPKK; translated from the coding sequence ATGCCCCGGACGGCCAAGCGCACGCTTGCCAGCGTGCTGACGGGGGTCATGGCGGGTGCTGTTGCACCGGCCTGGGCACAAAGCAATACACAGATGGCGAGCACGCCGGTGGGCGAACTGAATCCGACGGTGGTGACTGCTTCGCGCAGCGAGCAGCCCTTGTCGGATGCGTTGCCGCATACCACGGTCATCACGCGCGCTGACATTGAGCGCTCGCAAGCGCCGGATGCGGTGAGCCTGCTGCGCCGCGAGGCCGGCATCGAAATCGCCCAGAACGGCGGCCCTGGCACCAATGCCAGCCTGTTCATGCGCGGCGCTGGCTCCAACCAGACGCTGATCCTGATTGACGGTGTACGTGTGAGTTCCGGCACATCGGGCAGTGCGCAGATCTCGCAGTTGATGGCCGACCAGATCGACCACATTGAAGTCGTGCGCGGCAACGTGTCTGCGCTGTATGGCTCGGATGCGATTGGTGGCGTGGTGCAGATTTTCACGCGTAACGGCCGCGGCCATGGCCTGCTGGGCAATGCCGAGATCGAGTACGGCGCGCGCAACACCAAGCGTGCGCAGGCGGGCATCAGCGGGTCGCTGGGCGAGAACGGTGATACGTCGTTTGCGGTGTCGGTGTCGGAGTTCAAGACCAACGGCTTCTCGACCATCAACCCGCTGCAGGCACCGAAGGCCAACCCGAACGACAACTACTACACGAACAAGAGCGTGTCGGCGCAGTTGTCACATCGGTTCTCCGCGGACTGGCAGGCGGGGCTGACGTACTTCCAGACCTGGGGCGATGTCAGCTACGACAACGCCTTCGGCAAGCCAACCGACATCAACATCGCACACAACGTGGTGCGCTCGATGTCTGCCTTTGTGGATGGCAAGGTGACGCAGGACTGGAAGACGCGTTTCACGCTTTCGCAGGGCGATGACCGCAGCCTGAACTTCACCAACGGCGTGCTGCAGGTGCCTGCGCGTTTCAATACGCGTAACCAGACCGCAAGCTGGCAGAACGATTGGACCTTCATGCCCGATCAACTGCTCAAGGTGGGCCTGGAGCATCTGCAGACGAGCATCGACAGCGATGCCTACAACGTGCCCACGCGCAATGTCGATTCCGGCTACATCGGCTACGAGGGCAAGTTCGGTCCGCACCAGTTGCAGCTGAACCTGCGTCGTGACCGCTACTCGGACTTCGGCGGTGCCAACAGCTACTACGCTGGTTACGGTTTCGCTTTCAACCCGCAGTGGAAGGCCGTGGCGAGCGTGAGCAATGCTTTCCGTGCACCGACATTCAACGAGCTGTACTACCCGTTCTACGGCACCCCCAACCTGCAGCCTGAGAAGGCCCGCTCGGTGGAAGGCGGCGTGGAGTACAGCAGCGCGATCGGCCTGGTGCGCGTGACGGTGTTCGAGACCGACTACAGCAACCTGATCACGTCGGTGTGCGATGCGTCGTTCAACTGCACGGCGGCCAACGTCAACCGTGCGCGCGTGAACGGGCTGGAGACCTCGTATCGGGGTTCGATCTATGGCGTGGACCTGCGTGCCAGCTTTACCATGCAGAACCCGCAGGACTTGTCGGCCAACCAGTTGCTGTCGCGCCGCGCGCGGCACTTCGGCAGCGTGTCGGCCTACAAGACCTTCGGGCCGTTCTCGGCGGGTGTTGAGTGGAATGCGGCGGGCGACCGTCAGGATTCGACCAAGACGCTCGGCGGCTATGGCCTGCTGAACCTGGTCGGCCGCTACCAGATCACGCCGGATTGGGCACTATCGGCACGCCTTGAGAACGTGACGAACAAGAACTACCAGTTGATCTATCCGTACAACACGGCATCGCGTGGGGTGTTCTTCACGCTGTCGTGGCAACAGCACGAGCCAAAGAAGTAA
- a CDS encoding cell division protein ZapA yields the protein MSSKQIEVNIAGQAYKFAVSPDNEAALREAAAMVDNQMTRIKNGSSTKGIERVAVMAAISIASDLLSMQRQAASDSALPIDTIRAKLADLNARADEALRQYGEVI from the coding sequence ATGAGCAGCAAGCAAATTGAAGTGAACATTGCGGGCCAAGCCTACAAGTTTGCCGTTTCTCCCGACAACGAAGCCGCACTGCGTGAAGCCGCCGCCATGGTCGACAACCAGATGACGCGCATCAAGAACGGCTCGAGCACCAAGGGCATCGAGCGCGTTGCCGTCATGGCCGCCATCAGCATCGCGTCGGATTTGCTGTCGATGCAGCGCCAGGCCGCCTCCGATTCCGCCCTGCCGATCGACACCATTCGCGCCAAGCTGGCCGACCTGAACGCCCGCGCAGACGAGGCCCTGCGCCAGTATGGCGAGGTCATTTGA
- a CDS encoding EVE domain-containing protein: MAAQYWLMKSEPDEASIDTLHTEGTLPWTGVRNYQARNFMRDRMRIGDGVLFYHSSCPQPGIAGLAEVCSTSYPDPTQFDAKSHYHDPASKPEAPRWMLVDVKFVRKCALIDLPTLRAQEQLADMTVLQRGNRLSITPVTPAQWRYITTKLMRDPE, from the coding sequence ATGGCCGCCCAATACTGGTTGATGAAGTCCGAGCCCGACGAGGCCAGCATCGACACACTGCACACCGAGGGCACCCTGCCCTGGACTGGCGTACGCAATTATCAGGCGCGCAACTTCATGCGCGACCGCATGCGCATCGGCGATGGCGTGCTGTTCTACCATTCGTCCTGCCCGCAGCCGGGTATCGCTGGGCTGGCGGAGGTCTGTTCGACCAGCTACCCCGATCCCACGCAGTTCGACGCCAAAAGCCACTACCACGATCCCGCCTCCAAACCCGAGGCACCGCGCTGGATGCTGGTTGACGTGAAGTTCGTGCGCAAATGTGCGCTCATTGATCTACCCACGCTGCGCGCACAAGAGCAACTCGCCGACATGACCGTACTCCAGCGCGGCAATCGCCTGTCGATCACGCCGGTCACGCCCGCACAATGGCGCTACATCACCACCAAATTGATGCGTGATCCTGAGTAA
- a CDS encoding SIMPL domain-containing protein (The SIMPL domain is named for its presence in mouse protein SIMPL (signalling molecule that associates with mouse pelle-like kinase). Bacterial member BP26, from Brucella, was shown to assemble into a channel-like structure, while YggE from E. coli has been associated with resistance to oxidative stress.), with protein sequence MKSVLAATILGTAMMTTAFAQAAPETNYSGAHSGVLSLDAQAVTEVPTDTVTLTLGAEQEGADPGAISTALSRKADEVIAQAKRTSGVQAETGGFNIYPNTNRDGKISTWRGHAEVRITSKDFAAASKLAGQLANQMQVQNVNFTLSREARTAAETKLIDQAVASFRDKALATTKLFGYTSYTIRDVHVSEGSNNPGPRPMMRMAAAPASFDSAPVPIEGGKAQVTVTVSGAVQMLK encoded by the coding sequence ATGAAATCTGTCCTGGCCGCAACCATTCTGGGGACCGCAATGATGACGACTGCTTTCGCACAAGCCGCACCTGAGACGAATTATTCGGGCGCGCATTCAGGCGTACTGTCGCTGGATGCACAGGCCGTGACCGAAGTGCCGACCGACACCGTCACCCTCACGCTGGGTGCCGAACAGGAAGGCGCGGACCCGGGTGCAATCTCCACGGCACTCTCGCGCAAGGCCGACGAGGTGATCGCCCAGGCCAAGCGGACGTCCGGCGTGCAGGCAGAAACCGGCGGCTTCAACATCTACCCGAATACCAATCGTGACGGCAAAATCAGCACCTGGCGCGGCCATGCCGAAGTGCGCATCACGTCGAAGGACTTTGCTGCAGCCTCCAAACTGGCCGGTCAACTGGCCAACCAGATGCAGGTGCAGAACGTGAACTTCACGCTCTCGCGCGAGGCGCGCACGGCGGCTGAGACCAAGCTGATCGACCAAGCCGTTGCCTCATTCCGCGACAAGGCATTGGCAACCACCAAGCTGTTTGGCTACACGAGCTACACGATCCGCGACGTGCACGTGAGCGAAGGCAGCAACAACCCGGGCCCGCGTCCGATGATGCGCATGGCGGCCGCACCGGCTTCGTTCGATTCGGCACCGGTGCCCATCGAGGGCGGCAAGGCGCAAGTGACGGTGACCGTCTCCGGCGCCGTGCAGATGCTGAAGTAA
- the lgt gene encoding prolipoprotein diacylglyceryl transferase, whose amino-acid sequence MLIHPQFDPVALHLGPLAIRWYGLMYLAAFIMFLWFGRLRTRQPHIAAEGWSGRDLDDMLFYGVLGVILGGRLGYVLFYKADWYFAHPLDIFKVWEGGMAFHGGFLGVVVAMMVYARMRGRSWMQVTDFIAPMVPCGLAAGRLGNFINGELWGRVASPNLPWAMMFPQAQGEDREWLLSHAQQALTSGVQAVFDQYHMLPRHPSQLYQFAGEGVLFFILLWLYARKPRPMGAVSGAFLLGYGVFRFLAEFAREPDNFLGLLAANLSMGQWLSLPMILAGIAMLAWAYRRNDRAGSNGAKTQAHA is encoded by the coding sequence ATGCTCATCCATCCGCAATTCGATCCCGTCGCCCTGCATCTGGGGCCGCTCGCCATCCGCTGGTACGGCCTGATGTATCTGGCGGCGTTCATCATGTTCCTGTGGTTCGGCCGGCTGCGTACGCGCCAGCCACACATCGCCGCCGAGGGCTGGAGCGGCCGCGACCTCGACGACATGCTGTTCTACGGCGTGCTGGGCGTGATCCTGGGCGGGCGTCTGGGCTACGTGCTGTTCTACAAGGCCGACTGGTACTTCGCCCACCCGCTCGACATCTTCAAGGTGTGGGAGGGCGGCATGGCCTTCCACGGAGGGTTCCTGGGCGTGGTCGTGGCGATGATGGTGTATGCCCGCATGCGCGGCCGCTCGTGGATGCAGGTGACCGATTTCATCGCGCCGATGGTGCCGTGCGGACTCGCTGCGGGGCGCTTGGGCAACTTCATCAACGGTGAACTGTGGGGCCGTGTGGCCTCGCCCAATCTGCCGTGGGCGATGATGTTCCCGCAGGCGCAGGGTGAAGACCGTGAGTGGTTGCTCTCGCACGCACAACAGGCGCTCACCAGCGGCGTGCAGGCCGTATTCGACCAGTACCACATGCTGCCGCGTCATCCGTCGCAGCTCTACCAGTTCGCGGGCGAGGGCGTGCTGTTCTTCATCCTGCTGTGGCTGTACGCGCGCAAGCCGCGGCCGATGGGCGCGGTGTCGGGCGCCTTCCTGCTCGGCTATGGCGTGTTCCGCTTCCTCGCCGAGTTTGCGCGTGAGCCGGACAACTTCCTCGGCCTGCTGGCGGCGAACCTGTCGATGGGGCAATGGCTGTCGCTGCCGATGATCCTGGCAGGGATTGCGATGCTGGCGTGGGCGTATCGACGTAATGACCGCGCCGGCAGCAACGGCGCGAAAACCCAGGCACACGCCTGA
- a CDS encoding LysR substrate-binding domain-containing protein, with protein MDLRQLRYFVTVAEELHFGRAAERLSMTQPPLSQQIRALEEELGVTLFHRTQRSVALTPVGARWLVEVRRVLAEAGALPALAQRLARGEVGSLSLSFVSTADYGILPAVLRHFRDARPDVQFQLREATSDVQIEALLADEVDAGIVIAHHAGSVPGELEYRPLVRERLVLAVPTSRAEKWGVAPGQPFALADAAAEPLIIFPRRSAPALYDIITGYHAAHGGRPGETGAATRIGQEAIQMQTIVSLVSAEMGVALVPASLCNLQRTGVVYLELAAPSPFIETGLVWRRDAASPVLPWFVASAEAVAKLHKDNST; from the coding sequence ATGGATTTGCGCCAACTTCGTTATTTCGTGACGGTTGCCGAGGAGCTGCATTTCGGCCGCGCAGCCGAGCGTCTGTCGATGACGCAGCCGCCGCTGTCGCAGCAGATCCGTGCGCTGGAGGAGGAACTGGGCGTCACGCTGTTCCACCGCACGCAGCGCTCGGTGGCGCTCACGCCGGTAGGCGCGCGCTGGCTGGTCGAGGTGCGACGCGTGCTGGCCGAGGCGGGCGCACTCCCCGCGCTGGCGCAGAGGCTTGCGCGCGGGGAGGTGGGTTCGCTGTCGCTGTCTTTCGTCAGTACGGCCGACTACGGCATCCTGCCTGCCGTGCTGCGGCACTTCCGTGACGCACGCCCAGATGTGCAGTTCCAGTTGCGTGAAGCCACCAGCGATGTGCAGATCGAAGCGCTTCTGGCCGACGAGGTGGATGCGGGCATAGTGATTGCGCATCACGCAGGCTCGGTCCCCGGCGAGCTGGAGTATCGCCCCTTGGTGCGGGAGCGCTTGGTGCTGGCGGTGCCCACATCGCGTGCAGAAAAGTGGGGTGTCGCGCCCGGCCAGCCCTTTGCGCTGGCCGATGCAGCAGCCGAGCCGCTCATCATCTTCCCGCGGCGGTCTGCGCCTGCGCTGTATGACATCATTACCGGCTATCATGCCGCGCACGGTGGCCGGCCTGGAGAAACTGGGGCCGCCACGCGCATCGGCCAGGAAGCCATCCAGATGCAGACCATCGTCAGCCTCGTCTCTGCCGAGATGGGCGTCGCGCTGGTGCCCGCATCGCTATGCAACCTGCAGCGGACTGGCGTGGTCTATCTCGAACTCGCCGCGCCCAGCCCGTTCATCGAAACCGGGTTGGTATGGCGGCGCGATGCAGCCTCGCCGGTGCTGCCGTGGTTCGTGGCCAGCGCCGAGGCCGTCGCCAAGCTGCACAAAGACAACTCAACCTGA